One part of the Streptomyces sp. NBC_00286 genome encodes these proteins:
- a CDS encoding cytochrome P450 family protein: MVARSIVDLKQLGPEFLRDPYPVYARLRSGGPVHRVYDPDGEEVWLVVGHEACRTAFTDPRLSRNWLRAGNIKQIVNTEQTQPALMHMLMSDPPDHTRLRRLVAREFTPRRIESLAPRVQQVTDELLDRMLAVEERRADLIASFAFPLPMTVICELLGVPELDRDAFRRWSNEMVARTSPEAEALAYQEESAYLAELIAAKRAKPGEDLLSGLIHTADEDGDRLSPDELIGMSNLLLIAGHETTVNLIGNGLRALFAHPGQLADLRADFGLLDGAIEEMLRYDGPVENSTDRLALEDVELGGVTIPAGSTVRITMADADRDPARFKDPDRFDIRRGSRGHIAFGHGLHYCLGAPLARLEGRIAFRTLLERCPDLAPDADESELPWTPGLLIRGVRKLPVRW; this comes from the coding sequence ATGGTGGCCCGATCCATCGTCGATCTGAAGCAGCTCGGTCCGGAATTTCTGCGTGATCCGTATCCCGTCTACGCCCGGCTCCGTTCCGGGGGGCCCGTCCACCGTGTGTATGACCCCGACGGCGAGGAGGTGTGGCTCGTCGTCGGCCACGAGGCCTGCAGAACGGCCTTCACAGATCCACGGCTCAGCCGGAACTGGCTGAGGGCCGGGAACATCAAACAGATCGTCAACACCGAGCAGACCCAGCCGGCCCTCATGCACATGCTGATGTCGGACCCGCCGGACCACACCCGACTGCGGCGACTGGTGGCACGGGAATTCACCCCGCGACGTATCGAGTCACTGGCTCCTCGCGTCCAGCAGGTCACCGATGAGCTGCTGGACAGGATGCTGGCAGTGGAGGAGCGGCGGGCCGATCTGATCGCGTCCTTCGCCTTCCCGCTGCCCATGACGGTCATCTGCGAACTGCTCGGCGTCCCCGAACTGGACCGGGACGCCTTTCGCCGCTGGTCCAACGAGATGGTCGCGCGCACCAGCCCGGAGGCGGAGGCGCTCGCCTATCAGGAGGAGTCCGCGTATCTTGCCGAGTTGATCGCGGCCAAGCGGGCGAAGCCCGGTGAGGATCTGCTCAGCGGTCTGATCCACACCGCGGACGAGGACGGTGACCGGCTCTCGCCGGACGAGCTCATCGGCATGTCCAATCTGCTGCTCATCGCCGGTCACGAGACCACGGTCAATCTGATCGGCAACGGCTTGCGGGCACTGTTCGCACATCCCGGCCAACTCGCCGATCTGCGCGCCGACTTCGGCCTGCTCGACGGGGCGATCGAGGAGATGCTCCGCTACGACGGCCCGGTGGAGAACAGCACGGACCGCCTGGCCCTGGAGGATGTGGAGTTGGGCGGGGTGACCATCCCCGCGGGTTCCACCGTCCGGATCACCATGGCGGACGCCGACCGCGACCCGGCGCGCTTCAAGGACCCCGACCGGTTCGACATCCGCCGGGGCTCCCGCGGTCACATCGCCTTCGGCCACGGCCTGCACTACTGCCTGGGCGCGCCGTTGGCACGGCTGGAAGGCCGGATCGCCTTCCGCACCCTGCTGGAACGCTGCCCGGACCTGGCGCCGGACGCGGACGAGTCCGAACTGCCCTGGACGCCGGGGTTGTTGATCCGGGGCGTACGGAAGCTGCCTGTGCGCTGGTGA
- a CDS encoding RNA polymerase sigma factor: protein MGHPPNGPSTSPSPPPTRFDETFCELLPRLYRRAVMLAGTRSWAEDAVHEAYLKLAARPQRFLDHPEPYAYAFTALLSVVRDTHRRERRQVLVDDVEVSGAADAAGQAGRLGSIGPVVAAGWDGGVERRDAEMEAVRLLGRLSSKQAGVVILVDLDGYTIDQAARIIGVHRGTAARHRTRALEKLRSLLDRGERERGDRSGKEPGA from the coding sequence ATGGGCCACCCTCCAAACGGTCCCTCAACCTCGCCGTCACCGCCACCGACCCGCTTCGACGAGACCTTCTGCGAACTCCTGCCCCGGCTCTACCGAAGAGCCGTCATGCTGGCCGGGACCAGATCCTGGGCCGAGGACGCGGTGCACGAGGCCTACCTGAAGCTGGCCGCACGGCCGCAGCGATTCCTCGACCATCCGGAGCCGTACGCCTATGCCTTCACCGCGCTGCTCAGCGTCGTACGCGACACCCATCGCCGTGAGCGCCGTCAGGTCCTGGTGGATGATGTGGAGGTGTCGGGTGCCGCCGATGCCGCCGGGCAGGCGGGCCGCCTCGGCTCGATCGGGCCGGTGGTCGCGGCGGGCTGGGACGGCGGAGTGGAGCGGCGTGACGCCGAGATGGAGGCGGTACGGCTGCTGGGGAGGTTGTCTTCCAAGCAGGCGGGCGTGGTGATACTCGTCGATCTGGACGGTTACACCATCGATCAGGCCGCCCGGATCATAGGGGTGCACCGCGGAACGGCCGCCCGGCATCGCACGCGTGCACTTGAGAAGCTGCGCTCGTTGCTGGACAGAGGTGAGCGGGAACGCGGGGACCGTTCGGGAAAGGAGCCGGGGGCATGA
- a CDS encoding DeoR/GlpR family DNA-binding transcription regulator — protein sequence MSAIGSKSRRDRIVQLATTTGLTSVDELSQLFGVTASTIRRDLAKLTTDGRLARTYGGAMALSAHPEASLRQRTGEAFEAKRAIARWAAAQIQPGETLLLDAGSTVGALAHELRTAKNVTVATTGLTALQELADVQNVHVECLGGTLRPLSQGFVGPLTEAALERLTFDRVFLGTDGVSPEHGICEADLRQTRLKELMARRADHVYVLAHAAKVGRRPFHAWATLPAGWTLVTDDAADPRVLDELHSRGVTTVLAKSEEEDS from the coding sequence ATGTCTGCGATCGGATCCAAGTCCCGGCGCGACCGGATCGTCCAGCTCGCCACCACCACCGGCCTGACCAGCGTGGACGAACTCTCCCAGCTGTTCGGCGTGACGGCCTCCACCATCCGCCGCGACCTGGCGAAGCTCACCACCGACGGACGCCTCGCCCGTACGTACGGCGGCGCGATGGCGCTGTCCGCGCACCCCGAGGCCTCACTGCGGCAGCGCACGGGCGAGGCCTTCGAGGCCAAACGTGCCATCGCCCGCTGGGCCGCCGCCCAGATCCAGCCCGGCGAGACGCTCCTCCTCGACGCCGGCTCGACCGTCGGCGCACTCGCGCATGAACTGCGTACGGCCAAGAACGTCACCGTCGCGACCACCGGCCTGACCGCGCTCCAGGAACTCGCCGACGTCCAGAACGTCCACGTGGAGTGCCTCGGCGGCACCCTCCGCCCGCTCAGCCAGGGCTTCGTCGGCCCGCTGACCGAGGCTGCCCTCGAACGGCTCACCTTCGACCGGGTCTTCCTCGGCACGGACGGCGTCTCCCCGGAGCACGGGATCTGCGAGGCCGATCTGCGCCAGACGCGCCTGAAGGAGCTCATGGCGCGCCGCGCCGACCACGTCTACGTCCTCGCCCACGCCGCGAAAGTGGGCCGCCGCCCCTTCCACGCCTGGGCCACCCTGCCCGCGGGCTGGACCCTGGTCACGGACGACGCGGCCGACCCGCGCGTCCTCGACGAGCTGCACAGCCGCGGGGTCACCACGGTCCTGGCCAAGTCCGAGGAGGAGGACTCCTGA